A genomic segment from Syntrophotalea acetylenivorans encodes:
- a CDS encoding YaeQ family protein, whose amino-acid sequence MALKPTIYKLRITLADIDRNYYDDLNLTVAQHPSETLERMMARVLAFCINAQESLEFTKGLCVAEEPDLWARTLDDRIALWVDVGEPSFDRIKKATRISESVRVYSFNAKSESWWDMGQEKFKDLAASFFRFQWQSIQTLATLVQRTMDISVTITGDSAYVSSKAGECEVSWVRLLP is encoded by the coding sequence GTGGCCTTAAAACCGACGATCTATAAACTGCGAATTACCCTGGCTGATATCGATAGAAATTATTACGACGATCTCAACTTGACGGTTGCACAACATCCCTCCGAAACCCTTGAACGGATGATGGCGCGGGTGCTGGCTTTCTGTATCAACGCACAGGAATCTCTCGAATTCACCAAAGGTCTTTGCGTAGCGGAAGAGCCCGACCTCTGGGCTCGCACTCTGGATGATAGGATTGCCCTGTGGGTTGATGTCGGCGAGCCCTCTTTTGATCGAATAAAAAAGGCAACACGCATCTCGGAATCGGTCCGGGTCTATAGTTTCAATGCAAAATCCGAATCCTGGTGGGATATGGGCCAGGAAAAATTTAAAGACCTGGCGGCCTCCTTTTTCCGCTTCCAGTGGCAAAGCATACAGACCTTGGCAACACTGGTTCAACGCACCATGGATATCTCGGTCACCATCACCGGTGATTCAGCCTATGTTTCCAGCAAGGCGGGGGAATGTGAAGTTTCATGGGTCCGGTTGCTGCCTTAG
- a CDS encoding spermidine synthase — protein MDAWDLVDTAQIPGGGQLELYKCEEEYSISISSGGGLMSTMAHQSEDALAELVCPKVAGRPQPRVLIGGLGMGFTLAAALRHLGDNAEVVVAELVPSVVEWNRGPLGKYAGHPLNDERTTVRQGDVAKILRAERNAYDAILLDVDNGPKGFTRKKNDWLYTTDGLTEAYRALRPDGILAVWSAGPSRNFMERLRKVGFKVKQSRVPEQDNKGDLHAIWLAERGP, from the coding sequence ATGGATGCATGGGATCTGGTCGATACCGCGCAGATTCCCGGTGGTGGTCAGCTTGAGCTGTATAAATGCGAAGAGGAATACTCCATCAGCATTTCCAGTGGGGGCGGTCTGATGAGCACCATGGCGCATCAGTCCGAAGATGCCCTGGCGGAACTGGTGTGTCCCAAGGTCGCTGGCCGCCCGCAGCCAAGAGTGTTGATTGGCGGACTGGGAATGGGGTTTACCCTGGCGGCAGCCTTACGCCATTTAGGGGATAATGCCGAGGTGGTGGTGGCCGAGCTGGTGCCCTCTGTGGTGGAGTGGAACCGAGGCCCTCTCGGGAAGTATGCAGGACATCCTTTAAATGATGAACGGACCACGGTTCGACAAGGCGATGTGGCAAAAATTTTACGGGCAGAGAGGAACGCCTACGATGCGATTTTGCTCGATGTGGATAATGGTCCCAAGGGCTTTACGCGCAAGAAAAACGATTGGCTTTATACCACTGACGGCTTGACCGAGGCTTATCGGGCTCTGCGCCCCGATGGCATACTCGCTGTATGGTCAGCCGGTCCCAGTCGCAACTTTATGGAGCGCTTGCGCAAGGTCGGTTTCAAGGTGAAACAGTCCAGAGTGCCTGAGCAGGACAATAAGGGCGATCTTCATGCGATCTGGCTTGCCGAACGGGGACCTTGA
- a CDS encoding DEAD/DEAH box helicase, which translates to MSFESLGLCDELLKAISDQGYTTPTPIQTEAIPVVFEGCDLLAGAQTGTGKTAAFTLPIVQKLGEKVPQDKRRRPRVLVLVPTRELAAQVSDQMQYFGRRLSLRSTKIYGGVNIRTQMERLHRGVDIVVATPGRLLDHMEKGTINLSRIEFLVLDEADRMLDLGFIDDILQIAEYLPVERQTLLFSATYSQSIKQLADELLDEPRRIEVARKNIAADAVSQVLYAVQRKNKKDMLSDLIRTEKWTQVLVFARTRYGADKLTEELLADGIKAAAIHSNKSQSIRTRTLAEFKQGELRVLVATDVAARGLDIQGLPRVVNYDLPQVAEDYVHRIGRTGRAGENGEAISLVCPEEQPLLKAIEALLKQVIPQKTLSGFPKVELKGGGRVKVSQATNRPASSRKAPGKSKKAATKAGKPKSKPGKPLAAKKNTSTRRNKVSTGRPAPKTGRRGGRS; encoded by the coding sequence ATGTCTTTTGAATCCCTCGGCCTGTGTGATGAACTGCTGAAAGCCATTTCCGATCAGGGTTATACCACCCCGACCCCCATCCAGACCGAAGCCATTCCGGTGGTTTTCGAAGGGTGCGATCTTCTCGCAGGAGCTCAAACAGGTACCGGCAAAACTGCGGCCTTTACCCTGCCTATCGTGCAGAAACTGGGGGAAAAGGTTCCCCAGGATAAGCGCCGCCGGCCTCGGGTATTGGTTCTGGTGCCCACCCGCGAACTGGCCGCCCAGGTCAGTGACCAGATGCAATATTTCGGTCGCCGCTTGTCGCTGCGCTCCACCAAAATTTACGGTGGGGTCAATATCCGCACGCAGATGGAGCGACTGCACCGGGGTGTCGATATTGTGGTCGCGACACCGGGGCGCTTGCTCGATCACATGGAAAAGGGCACGATTAATCTGTCCCGGATTGAATTTCTGGTGCTGGACGAGGCCGACCGCATGCTCGATCTAGGCTTTATCGACGATATCCTTCAGATTGCAGAATATCTTCCGGTAGAGCGTCAGACCCTGCTTTTTTCCGCAACCTATTCCCAGAGCATCAAGCAACTTGCCGATGAACTGCTCGATGAACCACGGCGGATTGAGGTGGCACGCAAGAATATCGCCGCCGATGCAGTATCTCAGGTGCTTTATGCGGTGCAGCGCAAAAACAAAAAAGATATGCTTTCGGACCTGATTCGCACAGAAAAATGGACGCAGGTATTGGTTTTTGCCCGCACCCGCTATGGCGCGGACAAGTTGACCGAAGAGTTGCTTGCTGATGGAATAAAGGCCGCTGCGATTCACAGTAATAAAAGCCAGTCCATTCGCACCCGTACCTTGGCTGAATTTAAACAGGGAGAGTTGCGGGTGCTGGTGGCGACGGATGTGGCCGCTCGCGGGCTGGATATTCAAGGTTTGCCCCGGGTGGTGAATTACGATTTGCCTCAGGTCGCCGAAGACTATGTTCATCGGATTGGCCGCACCGGCCGGGCCGGGGAAAATGGAGAGGCGATATCCCTTGTCTGCCCTGAAGAGCAGCCGCTGTTGAAGGCGATCGAAGCGTTGTTGAAGCAGGTCATTCCCCAAAAAACTCTGTCTGGTTTTCCTAAGGTGGAACTCAAAGGGGGAGGGCGGGTCAAGGTCAGTCAGGCGACCAACAGGCCGGCCAGTTCACGGAAGGCTCCTGGCAAATCTAAGAAGGCGGCGACCAAGGCCGGCAAACCAAAATCCAAGCCTGGAAAACCCTTGGCCGCCAAAAAGAATACCTCGACTCGACGAAACAAAGTCTCCACCGGGCGTCCCGCTCCTAAAACCGGTCGCCGAGGGGGCCGCTCATAA
- a CDS encoding SulP family inorganic anion transporter, translating into MNISFSSIHQEWFSNVRGDILSGMVVALALIPEAIAFSIIAGVDPKVGLYASFCIAVVTAFAGGRPGMISAATGAMALLMVTLVKTHGLEYLLAATLLTGVLQILAGTFRLGSLMRFVSRSVVIGFVNALAILIFLAQMPELTNVGWQVYALVAAGLGFIYLFPYITKVIPSPLVCIVVLTAFTLFFGVDVRTVGDMGALPDSLPIFLLPNIPLNFQTLAIIFPYAITMCVVGLLESMMTATIVDDLTDTTSNKNRECVGQGVANIAAGFMGGMAGCAMIGQSVINIKSGGRGRLSTLLAGIFLLILVVFLGEWVARIPMAALVAVMIMVSIGTFSWDSIRNLRTNPKSSSLVMAATVVVVVSTHNLALGVLVGVLLSALNFAYKIGRILYVGSTLSEDGSTRHYNVVGQVFFTSADSFIGFFDLKEAVSKVIVDVSRAHFWDITAIGALDKVILKFRREGTEVEIVGLNKASETMVDRFAVHDKPEAIESLMGH; encoded by the coding sequence ATGAATATTTCTTTTAGTTCAATTCATCAGGAGTGGTTTTCCAATGTCCGGGGAGACATTCTTTCCGGAATGGTGGTGGCTCTGGCTTTGATTCCCGAGGCAATTGCTTTTTCGATTATCGCCGGGGTGGATCCCAAGGTGGGGCTCTATGCCTCCTTTTGTATCGCCGTGGTAACCGCCTTTGCCGGTGGTCGTCCGGGGATGATCTCTGCTGCTACCGGTGCCATGGCCCTGCTGATGGTGACCTTGGTCAAAACCCATGGCCTGGAATACCTGCTGGCAGCGACTCTGTTGACCGGTGTGTTGCAGATTCTGGCAGGCACCTTTCGCCTCGGTTCGCTGATGCGCTTCGTCTCGCGTTCGGTGGTGATCGGTTTCGTCAATGCCCTGGCGATATTGATCTTCCTGGCGCAGATGCCTGAACTTACTAATGTCGGCTGGCAGGTCTACGCCCTGGTGGCAGCCGGCCTTGGTTTCATTTATCTCTTTCCCTACATCACTAAGGTGATTCCGTCGCCGTTGGTGTGCATTGTGGTATTGACCGCTTTCACCCTCTTTTTCGGCGTCGATGTGCGCACTGTTGGAGATATGGGAGCTTTGCCCGATAGTTTGCCGATCTTTCTGCTACCCAATATCCCTCTAAACTTTCAAACTCTGGCGATTATCTTTCCTTATGCCATCACCATGTGTGTGGTCGGATTGCTCGAATCGATGATGACTGCGACCATTGTTGACGATCTGACCGATACCACCAGTAACAAAAATCGCGAATGTGTCGGCCAGGGTGTGGCCAATATTGCTGCAGGTTTCATGGGTGGCATGGCCGGTTGCGCCATGATCGGTCAGTCTGTGATCAACATCAAATCCGGCGGGCGAGGACGGCTTTCTACGCTTCTAGCCGGCATCTTCCTGTTGATACTGGTGGTCTTTTTAGGTGAATGGGTGGCCCGCATTCCTATGGCCGCTCTGGTCGCGGTAATGATCATGGTATCTATCGGTACTTTCAGTTGGGACTCGATCCGTAACCTGCGTACAAACCCGAAGAGTTCCAGTCTGGTGATGGCTGCAACCGTGGTCGTGGTCGTTTCGACCCACAACCTGGCACTGGGTGTTTTGGTGGGGGTATTACTCAGTGCTTTGAACTTTGCTTACAAGATTGGCAGAATACTGTATGTTGGATCGACGCTGTCTGAGGATGGATCGACCCGACACTATAACGTGGTCGGTCAGGTCTTTTTTACTTCGGCGGATAGCTTCATCGGCTTTTTTGATCTGAAGGAAGCGGTGAGTAAGGTAATTGTCGATGTCAGTCGTGCCCATTTCTGGGATATTACGGCGATTGGAGCCCTGGATAAGGTGATTCTCAAATTCAGACGGGAAGGCACCGAAGTCGAGATTGTCGGTCTGAATAAAGCCAGCGAGACCATGGTGGATCGTTTTGCGGTCCATGACAAGCCCGAGGCTATCGAAAGTCTGATGGGACATTAA
- a CDS encoding universal stress protein, with protein sequence MKTLVLACIDGSSYTPAVCDAAVWASQRLDAPLKFFHALQRKQETAVTDLSGSIGFDARESLLEELVSLDEKRNKLAMERGRQLLAIAKDRALTAGSPEVDGCQRHGGLVETLTELQEGIRLLVLGQRGEAASIASEHLGSHLERVVRTMQRPILVTPAEFKTPKKVMLAFDGSATTRKGVDMVAGSPLLRGLPCHLVMAGSDTAEKRGKLEQARQTLENAGIEAPTAILPGESESVLRQYQQENDIDMIIMGAYGHSRIRQFLIGSTTTAMLRQSVVPVLLLR encoded by the coding sequence ATGAAAACACTTGTACTTGCCTGCATTGATGGGTCCTCCTACACGCCCGCTGTGTGTGATGCTGCCGTTTGGGCTTCTCAAAGGCTCGATGCGCCGCTTAAATTTTTTCATGCTTTACAGCGTAAGCAAGAAACAGCTGTAACCGATCTCAGCGGCAGTATTGGTTTTGATGCCAGAGAGTCGCTGCTTGAGGAGTTGGTCTCCCTCGATGAAAAGCGGAATAAGCTTGCCATGGAGCGGGGCAGACAACTGCTTGCTATCGCTAAGGATCGTGCCCTGACTGCCGGTAGTCCTGAAGTCGATGGGTGTCAGCGCCATGGCGGTCTGGTGGAAACTCTCACCGAATTGCAAGAAGGAATTCGCCTGCTGGTTTTAGGTCAGCGGGGGGAGGCGGCTTCCATTGCTTCCGAGCATCTCGGTAGCCATCTCGAAAGAGTGGTGCGTACCATGCAGCGGCCGATTCTGGTAACCCCGGCAGAATTTAAAACGCCCAAAAAGGTGATGCTGGCTTTTGATGGCAGCGCTACGACTCGTAAAGGGGTCGATATGGTCGCTGGAAGCCCCCTCTTGCGTGGCTTGCCTTGCCATCTGGTGATGGCCGGATCCGACACGGCTGAAAAACGAGGCAAGTTGGAGCAGGCGCGTCAGACCCTTGAAAATGCAGGAATCGAGGCGCCAACTGCGATCCTTCCCGGCGAATCCGAGAGCGTACTGCGGCAGTATCAGCAAGAGAATGATATCGACATGATCATTATGGGGGCCTACGGTCATTCCAGAATTCGCCAATTTCTTATCGGCAGTACGACGACCGCGATGTTACGTCAATCGGTGGTCCCGGTACTTTTGCTACGGTAA
- a CDS encoding RNA-binding S4 domain-containing protein codes for MEEFDLQGREFVELNNLMKLTGMCPSGGTAKLMIAEGLVIVDGQVELRKRCKIRQGQVVEYEGRKVTII; via the coding sequence ATGGAAGAGTTTGATCTGCAGGGACGGGAATTTGTCGAGTTGAACAACCTGATGAAGCTCACCGGGATGTGCCCCAGCGGTGGAACCGCAAAACTGATGATTGCCGAAGGACTTGTCATCGTTGACGGACAGGTGGAACTTCGTAAGCGCTGCAAGATTCGCCAAGGCCAGGTTGTCGAATATGAAGGCCGCAAAGTCACGATCATCTAA
- a CDS encoding spermidine synthase — MALPWKIIDRFDTQDEGILELRQRGVGDYLITVGPQVLMNSKAQRSEIALGELGCKGLLNRPHPKVLVGGLGMAITLRAVLDVLPEDAQVVVAELNPKIHEWCLGPLAELTDGAASDPRVTIEIADVAELIRRTPVETFDAVILDLYRGPHPKTDRRNDPIYGSRAIERTRAALKPEGTFAIWGENPDAGFEGRLNSAGFAVRCERHGKGGYRHAVWVAKKGKAKTGPQQKQPRKRVN, encoded by the coding sequence ATGGCTTTACCCTGGAAAATAATCGATCGCTTTGACACCCAGGATGAAGGTATTCTTGAATTGCGCCAGCGGGGCGTCGGGGATTATCTGATAACGGTCGGTCCCCAGGTGCTCATGAATAGTAAAGCACAACGCTCAGAAATCGCCCTCGGCGAACTCGGCTGCAAGGGCCTGTTGAACCGGCCGCATCCAAAAGTGCTGGTCGGTGGGCTGGGTATGGCCATCACCCTGCGGGCGGTACTCGATGTTCTACCAGAAGATGCACAAGTCGTGGTGGCCGAGCTCAATCCGAAAATCCATGAGTGGTGCCTTGGCCCCCTGGCTGAATTAACCGACGGGGCGGCCAGCGACCCCAGGGTGACGATTGAGATCGCTGACGTTGCCGAGTTAATTCGACGAACGCCGGTTGAAACTTTCGACGCCGTAATCCTCGACCTCTACCGGGGGCCACACCCCAAAACCGATAGGCGCAACGACCCCATTTACGGTAGCCGCGCCATCGAACGCACCCGGGCGGCCCTGAAACCCGAGGGCACCTTTGCCATTTGGGGAGAAAATCCCGATGCCGGATTCGAAGGACGTCTAAATTCTGCCGGCTTTGCCGTGCGCTGTGAAAGACACGGCAAAGGGGGCTACCGTCATGCGGTCTGGGTCGCAAAAAAAGGCAAGGCAAAGACAGGTCCTCAACAAAAACAACCCCGCAAAAGAGTGAATTAA
- a CDS encoding ABC-F family ATP-binding cassette domain-containing protein, translating into MISANNVALAYGKRVIFKDVNIKFVPGNCYGLIGANGAGKSTFLKILAGEIESDKGNIAVGSGERIAMLRQDHFAFDDETVFNTVMMGHQRLYKVMAEREAIYSKGEFTEEDGIRSGELEAEFAEMNGYEAESEAAVLLNGLGIPEELRHKKMKELEGGEKVRVLLAQALFGNPDILLLDEPTNHLDLKSINWLEEFLSRFQNTVIVVSHDRHFLNQVCTHVADIDFGKITVYVGNYDFWYEASQLVLKQKQEENRKITDKANDLKEFIQRFSSNASKAKQATSRKKLLEKLTLEDMPVSSRKYPFVVFKPERPCGDIILEIKDLCKTVDGVQVLNNFSLTVNKGDKIAFVGGDSLTKTTLFQILEGEIEPDSGSFRFGVTITPAYFPKENRRYFENDLNLIEWLRQFAPTEGEIFARGFLGRMLFSGDEATKQSSVLSGGEKVRCMLAKMMLTAANVLVFDEPTNHLDLESITALNEGLIDYSEVILFATHDHKFLSTVANRIVEFTPVGFIERSMTFDEYLESTEVAKIREEHFQGEASLTL; encoded by the coding sequence ATGATCAGCGCCAACAATGTGGCCCTCGCCTACGGCAAGAGGGTCATTTTTAAAGACGTCAATATTAAATTCGTTCCCGGCAACTGTTACGGTCTCATCGGAGCCAACGGCGCAGGGAAGTCCACCTTCCTTAAGATTCTCGCCGGTGAAATCGAATCGGATAAAGGCAACATCGCAGTCGGTTCCGGCGAGCGGATTGCCATGCTTCGCCAGGACCACTTCGCCTTCGACGATGAAACCGTCTTCAACACGGTGATGATGGGGCATCAGCGCCTCTATAAGGTGATGGCCGAACGGGAGGCGATCTACTCCAAAGGGGAGTTCACCGAAGAAGACGGCATTCGCTCCGGGGAACTGGAAGCAGAGTTTGCCGAAATGAACGGCTACGAGGCCGAATCGGAAGCCGCTGTACTGCTTAACGGTCTCGGCATACCTGAAGAACTGCGACACAAGAAAATGAAAGAACTCGAAGGGGGTGAAAAGGTCCGCGTGCTCTTGGCCCAGGCCCTGTTCGGCAATCCTGACATTCTACTCTTGGATGAGCCGACCAACCATCTCGATCTCAAATCGATCAATTGGCTGGAGGAATTTCTCTCTCGTTTTCAGAACACGGTCATCGTGGTCTCCCACGACCGTCATTTTCTCAACCAGGTCTGTACCCACGTAGCGGATATCGACTTCGGAAAAATCACCGTCTATGTCGGCAATTACGACTTCTGGTACGAGGCAAGTCAGCTGGTGCTCAAACAAAAGCAGGAAGAAAATCGAAAAATCACTGATAAAGCCAACGACCTCAAGGAATTCATTCAGCGCTTCAGTTCCAACGCCTCCAAGGCTAAACAGGCAACTTCCCGTAAGAAGCTATTGGAAAAACTGACCCTTGAGGACATGCCTGTTTCCTCCCGTAAATACCCCTTCGTGGTCTTCAAGCCGGAGCGCCCCTGCGGCGACATCATTCTGGAAATCAAGGATCTGTGCAAAACCGTCGACGGAGTCCAGGTGTTGAATAATTTCAGCCTGACCGTCAACAAGGGGGACAAGATCGCTTTTGTTGGCGGCGACAGTCTGACCAAGACCACCCTGTTTCAGATCCTTGAAGGAGAGATCGAACCCGATAGCGGCAGCTTTCGCTTCGGGGTCACCATCACCCCGGCCTATTTCCCCAAAGAGAACCGCCGCTACTTTGAAAACGACTTGAATCTCATCGAGTGGCTGCGTCAATTCGCCCCCACTGAAGGAGAGATTTTTGCCCGGGGCTTTCTCGGCCGCATGCTCTTTTCCGGGGACGAGGCGACCAAACAATCGAGCGTCCTTTCCGGTGGTGAAAAGGTGCGGTGCATGCTCGCCAAAATGATGCTCACCGCAGCTAATGTGCTGGTATTCGATGAACCGACCAACCATCTCGATCTTGAATCGATTACCGCTCTCAACGAAGGTCTGATCGACTACTCGGAAGTAATCCTCTTCGCCACACACGATCATAAGTTTCTATCGACAGTGGCCAACCGCATCGTCGAATTCACCCCTGTCGGCTTTATTGAACGCTCCATGACTTTCGATGAATATCTTGAAAGCACCGAAGTTGCAAAAATCAGAGAAGAGCACTTTCAAGGGGAAGCCAGTCTGACCCTGTAA
- a CDS encoding methyltransferase, whose protein sequence is MDRSSRNRLNHRHSHLFSEETLFHRIARSVCRAECLPRKELFEAWEMARRVRRRFRGGRVIDLACGHGLLAHVLLVLDDSSAEALAGDVRLPESAGKLAAVLQSDWPRLQGRIHLMEQRIDTIEIDRNDLVVSAHACGGLTDQVIQAAIKGKARVAVLPCCHDLHNADDGGLRGWMDGPLAVDAARVARLRGAGYRVYTQTIPAAITPKNRLLMAEPE, encoded by the coding sequence ATGGACAGATCATCTCGCAATCGTCTTAATCATCGCCATAGTCATCTGTTTAGCGAAGAGACCCTGTTCCACCGTATTGCTCGCTCGGTGTGCCGCGCTGAATGTTTGCCCCGCAAAGAATTATTTGAGGCTTGGGAAATGGCCCGCCGGGTGCGACGCCGGTTTCGCGGTGGAAGAGTCATCGATCTGGCATGCGGTCATGGTCTTCTGGCGCATGTACTGCTGGTGCTGGACGACAGTTCGGCCGAGGCGCTGGCGGGGGATGTGCGTCTACCGGAGAGCGCCGGCAAGTTGGCAGCCGTTCTGCAGTCTGACTGGCCCCGCTTACAGGGGCGCATTCACTTGATGGAGCAACGCATCGATACCATAGAAATCGACAGGAATGATCTGGTGGTTTCGGCTCATGCCTGCGGCGGGTTGACGGATCAGGTGATCCAGGCGGCGATCAAGGGGAAGGCCAGGGTCGCGGTACTGCCCTGCTGCCACGACTTGCACAATGCGGATGACGGAGGTCTGCGGGGCTGGATGGATGGTCCGCTGGCCGTGGACGCCGCAAGGGTGGCACGGCTGCGAGGGGCCGGTTATCGAGTCTACACGCAGACGATTCCAGCGGCAATTACTCCGAAGAACCGCCTGCTAATGGCCGAGCCTGAATGA
- a CDS encoding M24 family metallopeptidase — protein sequence MQVPLSELQERMIRFRAQMDRVDPEWQSAAIFGRVNQYYLTGTMQDGLLWIPRDGEAVLWVRKSFERAMDESLFDRIETMNSFRDVAAAVGNLPDRLHVECELLPLALLRRLQKHFPINDIRPADGALAAVRAVKSPYELELMERCGEVHRRILEVRLPEMLQAGMSEADLAARLYAVMVEEGHHGVARFAMFQAEVALGHICFGESSLYPCSFDGPGGNYGLHPAVPLLGSRLHRLAKGDLVFVDIGCGVEGYHTDKTSTYMFGEPIDDEAMAAHHQCVEIQNRIAEQLRPGAVPSAIYEQVMDNLEGEFLDNFMGFGSRPARFFGHGIGLQIDEAPVIAKGFDEPLQEGMVLALEPKKGIPGVGMVGIENTFIVTAQGGRCITGDHPGLMPVY from the coding sequence ATGCAGGTTCCATTAAGTGAATTACAAGAGCGAATGATCCGTTTCCGCGCTCAGATGGATCGAGTCGACCCCGAGTGGCAGTCTGCTGCGATCTTTGGGCGCGTCAACCAGTACTATTTAACCGGTACCATGCAGGATGGCCTGTTGTGGATTCCGCGAGACGGCGAGGCCGTGCTGTGGGTGCGCAAAAGTTTCGAACGGGCGATGGATGAGTCGCTGTTTGACCGCATCGAGACCATGAACAGCTTTCGCGACGTGGCTGCGGCGGTCGGTAATCTTCCGGATCGCTTGCATGTCGAATGCGAATTGTTGCCTTTAGCTCTGCTGCGTCGCTTGCAAAAACACTTTCCCATCAACGATATCCGTCCGGCTGACGGTGCACTGGCCGCTGTGCGTGCCGTCAAGAGCCCTTACGAACTTGAACTGATGGAGCGCTGCGGTGAAGTACACAGGCGGATTCTCGAAGTACGGTTGCCGGAGATGCTGCAGGCAGGGATGAGCGAGGCAGACCTGGCGGCCCGTCTCTATGCCGTAATGGTCGAGGAGGGCCATCACGGAGTGGCCCGATTCGCCATGTTTCAGGCCGAAGTGGCTCTTGGCCACATCTGTTTCGGCGAAAGTTCCCTCTATCCCTGTAGTTTTGACGGCCCGGGAGGCAACTACGGTCTGCACCCGGCTGTGCCTTTGCTCGGCAGTCGATTGCACCGTTTGGCCAAAGGTGATCTGGTCTTCGTCGATATCGGCTGTGGGGTAGAGGGGTATCATACCGACAAAACTTCCACCTATATGTTTGGCGAACCGATCGATGATGAAGCGATGGCTGCCCACCATCAATGTGTGGAGATTCAGAATCGTATTGCAGAACAGTTGCGTCCCGGCGCCGTCCCTTCAGCAATCTATGAGCAGGTCATGGACAACCTGGAGGGAGAGTTTCTTGATAATTTCATGGGGTTCGGCTCCCGTCCGGCTCGGTTTTTCGGTCATGGCATCGGCTTGCAGATCGATGAGGCTCCTGTTATCGCCAAAGGCTTCGACGAGCCTCTGCAGGAAGGGATGGTACTGGCCCTGGAACCTAAAAAAGGCATCCCCGGGGTCGGAATGGTCGGTATCGAAAATACCTTCATCGTGACTGCCCAGGGGGGGCGTTGTATTACCGGGGATCATCCGGGGCTGATGCCTGTTTACTGA
- a CDS encoding ammonia-forming cytochrome c nitrite reductase subunit c552, protein MGKNFPYEYDSFVKTKIDYGKTEYGGSTPYSKIERFPAMKRLWAGYAFSIDHNEDRGHHYAAIDQAETQRVKVVSQPGACANCHAAEAPRLIEEMGWEEFNHTPYNELQPHLKTGTSCSDCHDPQTMALRITRPAFINAMKEAGVDLETASRQEMRSYVCAQCHVEYYFKGENKVLTFPWSKGRSIEAIEEHYDAYAFKDWTHKETGAPMLKMQHPEFELWGTGIHARSGVSCADCHMPYVRQGSVKISDHWVRSPLHNLNQSCQTCHNRPAEELKERVLAIQHKTDELLTQSQQALLSAMDSIVAARQAGASQDQLKKALHLQRRGQMRWDFISSENSTGFHSPQESARILADSIDFARQAEIAVLKIRNDR, encoded by the coding sequence ATGGGGAAGAACTTTCCCTACGAATACGACAGCTTCGTTAAAACTAAAATCGACTACGGCAAGACCGAATATGGAGGCTCCACGCCCTATAGCAAAATAGAACGCTTCCCGGCTATGAAGAGGCTTTGGGCTGGTTACGCCTTCAGTATTGACCATAATGAGGACCGCGGCCACCACTACGCAGCCATCGATCAGGCCGAAACCCAGCGGGTTAAAGTGGTCAGTCAACCCGGTGCCTGCGCCAACTGCCACGCGGCAGAAGCGCCTCGTCTCATCGAAGAGATGGGTTGGGAGGAATTTAACCACACCCCTTACAACGAACTGCAACCACACCTGAAAACCGGAACTTCCTGCTCTGACTGTCACGATCCTCAGACCATGGCCCTACGCATCACCCGGCCGGCCTTCATCAATGCCATGAAAGAAGCCGGTGTCGATCTTGAGACAGCCAGTCGTCAAGAGATGCGCAGTTATGTCTGTGCTCAGTGTCATGTTGAATACTATTTCAAAGGGGAAAACAAAGTTCTGACCTTCCCTTGGAGTAAAGGACGCAGCATCGAGGCTATCGAAGAGCATTACGACGCTTACGCATTTAAAGATTGGACACATAAAGAGACCGGCGCCCCAATGCTGAAGATGCAGCATCCTGAATTTGAACTATGGGGTACAGGCATTCACGCCCGCTCAGGGGTATCCTGCGCCGACTGTCACATGCCTTATGTTCGTCAAGGCAGTGTCAAGATCTCCGATCACTGGGTACGCAGCCCTCTGCACAATCTCAACCAATCGTGCCAGACCTGCCACAACCGCCCGGCTGAAGAGTTAAAAGAACGAGTTTTAGCTATTCAGCATAAAACCGATGAACTGCTTACCCAGAGCCAGCAGGCCCTGCTCTCAGCTATGGACTCCATTGTTGCAGCCAGGCAGGCCGGAGCCAGCCAAGATCAACTCAAGAAGGCCTTACATCTGCAACGCCGTGGCCAGATGCGCTGGGACTTCATCTCCAGCGAAAACAGCACCGGTTTTCACAGCCCCCAGGAGTCGGCACGCATTCTAGCCGATTCTATCGACTTTGCCCGACAGGCAGAAATTGCGGTACTCAAAATTCGAAACGATCGTTAG